The region ACTGAAATTCaagttattttagttattcAAATGTATACcactaatatattttactatttatcattatatttgaatgataaattaaattaagaacagagttacaaaatcatatatatcaataatatttagttCATTAATTTATGGATGTACCTGCAGGTATTGTTCAATTTGATTGTCCTATTGGAAGAAGCAAAACCAATGTGTTTAATACAGAAGAACTGTTACCTAAAGAAATTGTGGGTACCAGCTCCAGTCATGCTTCACTAAATTCTTGTGCTTTTTCTGAAGTTGTTAATCCTTTTTATGTTCAACAACACCAAAATCAtggtaatttataatataaacaaaattcatttcattactttaatttctttaattgttaCAAATTCAGCTTGGTAATATTCATTTCAATCTATGTTAAAGGTTTACAATTTTGTCACCCTTCTCGGGAGCAGGCTATTAAATCTATTTCGAAGATATTGGATTTTGACAATAATTCTGAAGAAGATGAGAATGATGGTAATCAATAatggttcattttaaataataaatactttctgtttctttatgtaaaattgttttttaaataataaatactttctGTTTGTTTCAGATAACATAATTGGACATTTCAAATCTGATTTGTATTCAAAAGTTGAAATTCAAGGTGAAAGAATactttttagtgtttttatatttaagtataaatgttatttaattactgacatatatgttttttatgtaCTTAGGAAATGTTGATGTTGGGGAGTGTTCACTTGAGTGTCCCTATTGTCAAGCTCAACTGTGGTACGAAGAAAGATTTGATAAAtgcaaaagattaaaacaagttgatttcattctttgttgtcaaaagggaaaagtaCAACTTCCATTGTTGAAGAAACCTCCACAATTGCTTCAAAAGTTGTTAAAAGGTGAAGACAGTACAAGCCAGAATTTCTTACATTACATAAGAAGTTACAACAACATGTTCTCATTTACATCCATTGGTGGTAAGATCCATTCCTCAATCAACGATGGATCAGGTCCTCTTCAATTTATTCTTAGTGGTCAAAATTAACATCGCATTGGAAGTTTATTGCCTGAAAAAGGATCAAATCCCAAATTTGcacaactatatatttatgacacaaaaaatgaaacaaGCAACAGAGTTAGTCACTTTGGGTATGTTTAAATAGTTTCTTTATGTTTTAACCATCATTGCGCATATAATtgactaatttttaatttttcaggtCTGATAGTCAGCAATCCATATTTGATAAATCATTGATCgaagaattgaagaaaatgattgaCAAACACAATGTACTTGCTCAAACATTCAGAAGAGTAAGAGATTTTATACATGATCATGAACAatcagattttggattgagGTTATTTAGACATCGCTTTAAGGATCCTAGAGTATATAATACACCAGTAGCAGATGAAGTGGCAGCATTGATTGTTGGTGATTTGAGCACCTTAGATGTAGGAAGGGACATCATTGTCAAGAAAGTTTCTGGTCAATTAACAAGACTACATGAAACACACACATGTTTCATTCCTCTTCAATATCCTTTGATTTTCCCATATGGAGAGGATGGTTATCAAGAGGATATTCCAATTAGAAATTGTCAAAAATATGGACAAAGTAGAAAAAGAATTCGCATTTCTTTACGAGAATTCATTGCTTTCATAATACAAGATAGAAAGGTTGAATTTGGTAATGTTGTAAATTCATGTAGATTGTTTCAACAGTTTTTAGTGGATACATACACCATGATTGAAGCCCAAAGGTTGTCTTTTATACGAAATAATCAAAAACTCATTCATTCAGATATTCTGAATGGGTTACAAGAAGTTGTTAACAAAGGTGAAACTGATCCTTCTTCCATTGGTAAGCGTATTGTTCTTCTAGCTTCATTTACAGGTGGTAGGAGATACATGTTCAATAATTACCAAGATGCTATGGCAATTTGCAAGAGGTATGGCTATTCAGATTTGTTTATAACAATCACATGTAATGTAAATTGGCCTGAAATTGTTGATTTTGTCAAATCAAGAGGATTAACTGCTTCAGATAGGCCAGACATAGTTTGCagagtttttaaaatgaaattagaccAAATGATGACCGATTTCAAGAAGAATAATTTCTTTGGCAAAGTCAATGCAggtatacaattttaattttcttaatttatttttcttactgCCTATTGTtttctctaataattattttacaaatttaggtATGTATACAGTTGAATTTCAGAAGAGAGGTCTGCCACATGCTCATATATTACTATGGTTGAGTGACTCTAACAAGTTAGAAAATGCAAAGCATATAGATCAAGTTATCTCTGATGAACTTCCTCATCCAGATCTCTATCCTAAACTTTCAAAGGTTGTTCAAACATATATGATACATGGTCCTTGCGGAGTTGCTAGATTCAACTCGCCATGTATGAAAGAAGGTCGGTgttctaaattttttcctaaaaaatttaGACATTCAACTACAATTGATGAAGATGGATATCCTGTATATAAACGTAGAGATGATGGTTTATTTGTGTTGAAAAATGGACATAAATTAGGTAATGCAAATGTGGTGCCGTATAGTCCTCTTCTCTTAATGCGTTATCAAGCTCATGTTAATACAGAATATTGCAACACATCCAACTCAATCaagtatttgttcaaatatgtcaaCAAAGGTCCTGATAGAGCAACAATTAAAATTACAGACAAGGAGAATGAATCTACAGGGATGCGTATTGTTGATGAGATAAAAAGATACTATGATTTTAGATATTTATCTGCATGTGAAGCAGTTTGGCGAATTTTTGGTTTCGATATCCATCATCGGTGGCCAGCTGTTCAACAATTAACTTTTCACTTACAAGATCAAGAACCAgttttgtttaaagatgatgatcGAATTGATGATGTATTGCATAGGAATGAGAATATGAACACCATGTTCctagcttggtttgaagctaacaaaaaatttgaggaaGGTAGAAACTTGACCTGTGCTGAATTTCCAACAAAGTTTGTTTGGATGTCTCAACAAAAACAATGGAAACCAAGAAAGCAAGGTTATAGTATTGGTCGACTAACATATGTTCCTCCAGGACCAGATGAATGCTACTACATGAGAATCTtactaacaaaacaaaaaggttgtattgatCATGATAGTATAAAGACAATTAATGGTAAAACATTATCCACATACCAAGAGGCTTGCCAAGAATTAGGATTATTGGCAGATGACAAAGAATTCATTGATGCCATTAAAGAGGCTAGCCATCTTGCATCTGGAAATCAACTTAGAAGGttatttgttgctttgttaATCATGAATACAATGTCTAAGCCAAATGTTGTTTGGGATGCAACTTGGACTTTACTTGCAAATGGTATCCTatatcaaaaaagaaaagacttgAACATAccaggtactaaattgaattattCTACACTGTTTTTTCCATAATTAGGTATTAATTACATATTCTATTTTGTAGATTTTCAAATTCAAGAGCATGATTTACACAATCTTTGCTTACTAGAAGTACAAGAACTTCTAAATTCAAATGGGCGAGCTTTATCAGATTATAGTTGCCTTCCTCAACCTGATCtttcaaattcattcaaatttcagaacaggTTCATTGTTGATGAaatgaattatgataaagaacAAATGGAGAAGCTACATCAATCTCTATTGCAGTCTGTCACTAATGAGCAACTACATGTTTATAACAGAATTATGACAGCAGTGAACTCAGAGGTAaggaatttctttttcttatatggttATGGTGGTACTGGAAAAACATATCTCTGGAAACTTTTGTCAGCTGCTATTAGAGCAAAGGGAATGATTGCCCTTAATGTAGCTTCAAGTGGCATTGCATCTTTATTGCTTCCGGGAGGTAAAACTGCTCATTCTACTTTTTGCATACCATTAGCAATCAATGATGAATCAACATGTAACATCAATCAAGGAAGTCTTTGTGCTAAACTATTGATGGAAGCAAAACTTATAATATAGGATGAAGCTCCTATGATGAATAAGTTATGCTTTCAAGCTTTTGATAGAACATTGAGAGACATTAAGAGAGCTACGAATCAACATAATGCtgacaaaccatttggtggAAAGGTGGTGGTCTTGGGCGGTGATTTTAGACAAATCTTGCCAGTAGTAAGAAAGGGATCAAGGTATGATATTGTGAACTCATCAATTAACTATTCTGATTTGTGGCAATATTGCACAGTTCTTAagctatcacaaaacatgaggtTAAAGACTGCTGCTTCAAATGAAAGtgcaaaagatataaaagaatttgctgattggattCTTAAAATTGGCGatggaaatatgaatttgaatgaaagtGGTGAAGCCAACCTTTCAATACCAATCGATCTTCTAATTCAGGAAAGTGAAACACCTTTACTTTCTTTAGTCAAATTTGTTTATGGTGGTCTAATTGAAAATATCATGACTCTTGGATTCTTTGATGATGGTGCAATACTTTGCCCTACAATTGATAGTGTTGAACAAgtaaatgacttcattttatctttgattCCTGGTGAAGAACAAGTTTATTTAAGTTCAGACACTCCttgccaatctgatgatgatcaagaaattcaaggtgaGTGGTTTACTCAAGAGTTTCTAAATGATATTAAATGTTCAGGAATTCCAAATcataggattaaattgaaagttggcgtaccaattatgcttttaagaaacATTGATCAAGCAAATGGTCTGTGCAATGGTACAAGGTTGCAAGTTAATGATTTGAGAAAGAATGTTATCTCTGCTACAGTAATAACTAGCAAAAATGTTGGTGACAAAATATTCATACCAAGAATGAACTTGACACCTTCTGATTCCAGCATCCCGTTCAAATTTCAAAGGAGGCAATTTCCAATATCCTTATGCTTTGCAATAACAATAAACAAAAGCCAAGGTCAAACTCTTTGTAAAGTTGGACTTTATCTTCCTCGCCCAGTTTTTACTCATGGACAATTGTACGTAACAATTTATAGAGTCACATCAAAGAAAGGactaaaaatcttaattctggatgaagatggaaaagtaaccactacaactacaaatgtggtttacaaagaaatatttgaaaatctttgataaaGGTATATAATTCTTACAattcttcaattattttacatttaactgtatttattttttaccttgCAGATTACAATTGGTGCAgattactttattttttgggTCCATATACAAATTTTGGTGCACATTACAGTTCATGCAGATTAGAACTGTATAATATATAGTGATTGATAAATGTTTTCATACTTTCATtagatatcattttttttccagGAGCTACTTCTTTGAATTCCAATAATGcttcttatatattaatacactattgtttcttttattagttatatatatgttggttTTCAATTGTTATTTGTTGCTTTACTTTATTGTCAACAATAAATATCTACATACATGTGCTTGGGTGTTACTGAATCCGTATTGACATAATTGCatttcatttgtttaattttctaaatgttAAAGAATccgaattatatattttttctgttaCTTTACTTGTAACttctatactttattttatctgttaCTTTTTCTGTCAGTGaacaataacaattttaaatttgttgtcaCTGTTTGCACGTGACAATGTTCTCTATTCTGACTTAAACTTTCCCATTCCTTCACAACTTTCACTTTACCATTTCATACACATCCTTCACTCAACACTACATTTGAACCTCCATTTCTCTGCAATTACAAAATTGGAAATGGACCAAACCCAAGATCAGAGAACAATACTTTGGAAGTTCAACACCATCTACATATTCTCTAAGGTATGTCTTCAATTTTAACacaaatacaaatttagatCTATTACTCTGCATTGAGATTTTCTGTTCCATGTGGTTCGCAGTGTTCTGTATTCATAACGTATGTACTgcactttcatatatatatatatatatatatatatatatatatatatatatatatatctaaagaTTTCAATGTTCagaagtttttcaatttttttttctttctatttattttttaaaagaattattaattctgaattcaatttttatcaacgtctgttataaataaatatattttttgttgatatataaGTCTGTTGAcaacttatatatgttttgtttttcattctGTTATTgcagaaaaaatattgataatgtCTTTATTGTCTGAAAATAATTTAGTGTCCTCATTATTTTGTAGCCATTTTTGTTTGTTGATCGACACTTTTCTGTTGGTTATGCACACGAATTAGGTCCACAATGACACTTGGTAGACGTAAATGGTATGAGCACAACAATTACCTATAACATGGATTCAGATAACCCAAGGATCACTGAAGGTTGGTTTAATATGAGAAATTTGTATCAAATTCAAAGTGATTCTCACATCCAGTTTCAGTATTTGGGAAATTGTTTATTTCACCTAACAGTGTTTAAAGGTGGATGTACACGAATAAGTTGGACAACATTTATGAACCATATTACTCATCAAAATACAAGATCTATATTTTCAGTGAAATTGTCAAAGTATCAAAGCAAAGCAAGTCACTTGGTATATtccttcttatttattattatgcttattactataattaaattcaaatacttATACTAACAATAAACGTTTTAATGATGTAGGATTTGCCATCAAAGTTTGCCAACTTTATTCGGGAGGTCAAGGTAGAAGACGTCTTTCTTATAGGGCCTAAAACTATAGTGAATTGCAAAATACTAATATCCAACAAACAACGAAGTTCAACAAAGATTGGTCAAGGTTGGAGGCTATTTTGTtctgaaaatgaattaaaagaagGAGATATTGTTGTCTTTCAAGTAGACAATGATTTCATCGAATCAAATGTTGAAGTATTCGTGAatggttgttgttgtgattaGATTAACGATAATTTTGTAATGTTGATGAATTATGGTCATTGAACTTTGTTATATGACAATATAGTTATGTACTTCATCAATTATGGATATTGAACTTtgttatattacaatataattgtttataataaatgGTTATTGAAACTTtgtttacaatatataattgatgaaaattattataaataatcccGTGCATTGCACGGGTGAAAAACtagtttaataataatgaaaaatatttactattattaagTTCTCtcataaaaatgtatttattatattatgattgtttttttttcaatttctcactaagatatttttattttaaattttattattagattaaTGACGAGAAATAAATtggcaattttttatttaaaaagtaaaagttaatatctaattagattaaatttataaaaagtaaattttatattaatatattataattaattaaatattttaagttca is a window of Vigna unguiculata cultivar IT97K-499-35 chromosome 4, ASM411807v1, whole genome shotgun sequence DNA encoding:
- the LOC114180742 gene encoding uncharacterized protein LOC114180742, producing the protein MKSTVTNEDKSSPTEAFPFPNTTPLSQLRYCVWKENVTPDSTSKTYLSLNEDTDVQNQRIQSTIRKPLSELTYCEFHGSTSIGSTNAPILQNSNSNNTGIVQFDCPIGRSKTNVFNTEELLPKEIVGTSSSHASLNSCAFSEVVNPFYVQQHQNHGLQFCHPSREQAIKSISKILDFDNNSEEDENDDNIIGHFKSDLYSKVEIQGNVDVGECSLECPYCQAQLWSDSQQSIFDKSLIEELKKMIDKHNVLAQTFRRVRDFIHDHEQSDFGLRLFRHRFKDPRVYNTPVADEVAALIVGDLSTLDVGRDIIVKKVSGQLTRLHETHTCFIPLQYPLIFPYGEDGYQEDIPIRNCQKYGQSRKRIRISLREFIAFIIQDRKVEFGNVVNSCRLFQQFLVDTYTMIEAQRLSFIRNNQKLIHSDILNGLQEVVNKGETDPSSIGKRIVLLASFTGGRRYMFNNYQDAMAICKRYGYSDLFITITCNVNWPEIVDFVKSRGLTASDRPDIVCRVFKMKLDQMMTDFKKNNFFGKVNAGMYTVEFQKRGLPHAHILLWLSDSNKLENAKHIDQVISDELPHPDLYPKLSKVVQTYMIHGPCGVARFNSPCMKEGRCSKFFPKKFRHSTTIDEDGYPVYKRRDDGLFVLKNGHKLGNANVVPYSPLLLMRYQAHVNTEYCNTSNSIKYLFKYVNKGPDRATIKITDKENESTGMRIVDEIKRYYDFRYLSACEAVWRIFGFDIHHRWPAVQQLTFHLQDQEPVLFKDDDRIDDVLHRNENMNTMFLAWFEANKKFEEGRNLTCAEFPTKFVWMSQQKQWKPRKQGYSIGRLTYVPPGPDECYYMRILLTKQKGCIDHDSIKTINGKTLSTYQEACQELGLLADDKEFIDAIKEASHLASGNQLRRLFVALLIMNTMSKPNVVWDATWTLLANDFQIQEHDLHNLCLLEVQELLNSNGRALSDYSCLPQPDLSNSFKFQNRFIVDEMNYDKEQMEKLHQSLLQSVTNEQLHVYNRIMTAVNSEVRNFFFLYGYGGTGKTYLWKLLSAAIRAKGMIALNVASSGIASLLLPGAFDRTLRDIKRATNQHNADKPFGGKVVVLGGDFRQILPVVRKGSRYDIVNSSINYSDLWQYCTVLKLSQNMRLKTAASNESAKDIKEFADWILKIGDGNMNLNESGEANLSIPIDLLIQESETPLLSLVKFVYGGLIENIMTLGFFDDGAILCPTIDSVEQVNDFILSLIPGEEQVYLSSDTPCQSDDDQEIQGEWFTQEFLNDIKCSGIPNHRIKLKVGVPIMLLRNIDQANGLCNGTRLQVNDLRKNVISATVITSKNVGDKIFIPRMNLTPSDSSIPFKFQRRQFPISLCFAITINKSQGQTLCKVGLYLPRPVFTHGQLYVTIYRVTSKKGLKILILDEDGKVTTTTTNVVYKEIFENL